Proteins from a genomic interval of Bremerella sp. JC817:
- a CDS encoding head decoration protein, translated as MGQFARGSLPGQSLAVESSVSQVQFLGPHGETNATILQGIIAASSVDAGNTPTSTLRAGLVLGRIAASGLLAPYDPTATDGTQTAIAILLDTLDMQDAHGVSEAKLSARILAAGHVVKSSVIGLTPQAQQQLIRQGIRFDQIPMPMASALCSHNGSLYATADFALTSSDNGKLVVASKAGAIAITLPAIEEGLEFAFVQTVDQNLTISSAEGNNVLAVNNAAADGIAFQTTSQKLGASVMVKAIRTASNKLKWIALSSSPAALTVVSA; from the coding sequence ATGGGTCAATTCGCACGTGGATCGTTGCCAGGACAATCGCTGGCCGTGGAAAGCAGCGTTTCGCAGGTTCAGTTTCTGGGACCGCACGGAGAAACCAACGCCACCATCCTGCAAGGGATTATTGCAGCCAGTTCGGTCGACGCCGGCAACACGCCGACTTCTACCTTACGAGCCGGCCTGGTGCTGGGTCGCATCGCTGCCTCTGGACTTCTGGCACCATACGATCCGACCGCGACCGATGGCACGCAAACGGCGATCGCAATTTTGCTCGATACGCTCGACATGCAAGACGCCCATGGCGTGAGCGAAGCGAAGCTTTCGGCGCGGATCCTTGCCGCCGGGCATGTGGTGAAAAGCTCGGTCATTGGGCTCACGCCCCAGGCCCAGCAGCAACTCATTCGCCAGGGCATTCGTTTCGATCAGATCCCGATGCCAATGGCTTCGGCGCTGTGCAGCCATAACGGTTCGCTCTATGCGACCGCCGACTTCGCGTTGACCTCCAGCGACAACGGCAAGCTGGTCGTGGCCAGCAAAGCGGGGGCAATCGCGATCACGCTGCCGGCGATCGAAGAAGGACTGGAGTTCGCTTTCGTGCAGACGGTCGATCAGAACCTGACCATCTCTTCGGCCGAAGGGAACAACGTGCTGGCCGTCAACAACGCCGCGGCCGATGGCATCGCATTTCAAACCACCAGCCAGAAGCTGGGGGCCAGCGTGATGGTGAAGGCGATTCGCACCGCCAGCAACAAGCTGAAGTGGATCGCCTTGAGCAGCAGCCCTGCGGCGTTGACGGTGGTCTCGGCGTAA
- a CDS encoding cation diffusion facilitator family transporter: MARQRSIEEVYTEVTRAALLGLAVNFMLGLVKLIGGIVGHSFALIADAVNSIGDVVTTVAVLFALRVAQHPPDEEHPYGHTRAEGIAASNVALLVIVSALMVGWEALQRIGDQHVTPPIWTLWIAGANVLIKEGLYQYKVRVGRRTGSAAIIANAWDHRSDAFCSLAVLIGLSAIRFGGPMFVWADEVASLVVVTAIVWSGIQLFRNSANELMDVQADAEFVDQIRATALQVAGVENVETLWVRKSGLEYFADIHIEVDQHMTVAAGHRIGHQVKDRLIQDFPNLRDVLVHLEPFPHLHGKDAEV; encoded by the coding sequence TTGGCACGGCAGCGATCGATTGAAGAAGTCTATACGGAAGTAACCCGCGCCGCGTTACTCGGGCTGGCGGTGAACTTCATGCTTGGCCTGGTCAAGCTGATTGGCGGGATCGTCGGGCATTCGTTCGCGCTGATCGCCGACGCCGTGAATTCGATTGGCGATGTCGTCACCACGGTCGCCGTTCTCTTTGCGTTACGCGTGGCGCAGCATCCTCCGGATGAAGAGCATCCTTATGGGCATACCCGTGCCGAAGGGATTGCGGCTTCCAATGTCGCGCTGCTGGTGATTGTTTCTGCTTTGATGGTCGGGTGGGAAGCACTGCAGCGGATCGGCGATCAACACGTGACGCCGCCGATCTGGACCTTATGGATCGCCGGGGCGAACGTTCTGATCAAAGAAGGTTTGTACCAATACAAAGTCCGCGTCGGCCGCCGCACCGGTTCCGCCGCGATCATTGCCAACGCCTGGGACCATCGCTCCGACGCGTTCTGCTCGCTGGCAGTGCTGATTGGGCTTAGCGCGATTCGCTTTGGTGGTCCGATGTTCGTGTGGGCGGATGAAGTCGCCTCGCTGGTCGTGGTCACCGCGATCGTCTGGTCCGGCATTCAGCTGTTCCGCAACAGTGCCAACGAATTGATGGACGTGCAAGCCGATGCCGAGTTCGTCGATCAGATTCGTGCCACCGCACTGCAGGTCGCTGGTGTTGAAAACGTCGAAACGTTGTGGGTTCGCAAGTCAGGCCTCGAGTACTTCGCCGACATCCATATTGAAGTCGACCAGCATATGACCGTCGCCGCAGGCCACCGGATCGGACACCAGGTGAAAGATCGCCTCATCCAAGACTTCCCGAACCTGCGAGACGTGCTGGTCCATCTCGAACCGTTTCCCCACTTGCATGGTAAGGACGCCGAAGTCTAG
- a CDS encoding thioredoxin family protein, which translates to MKSMLTLSLLLAAFTGSSERQPARSQSAARAQAAVTLAYAAIVPTEVPSLEISPDASRPGQSIPAVKPVRRKPIGYAEAYALYQQSRKPMVVMLTARWCPACPATRQRLFSRQQEGQLDGATVVVLDIDQQPETARQIAKAARHTNSSGSFTIPLVVRFDWEGETQIARRVGAIETLSIPPQDLSAFE; encoded by the coding sequence ATGAAATCGATGCTCACGCTTTCGCTGCTTCTCGCGGCTTTCACTGGCAGCAGCGAACGACAACCGGCCCGCAGTCAATCAGCCGCCCGGGCCCAAGCGGCGGTCACGCTGGCCTATGCCGCGATCGTTCCGACTGAAGTCCCTTCGCTAGAAATCTCTCCCGATGCCTCTCGACCTGGGCAGAGTATACCGGCGGTGAAGCCAGTGCGGCGAAAACCAATCGGCTACGCCGAGGCCTACGCGTTGTATCAACAGTCGCGGAAGCCGATGGTAGTGATGCTGACCGCGCGGTGGTGCCCCGCCTGTCCGGCGACGCGGCAGCGGCTTTTTTCGCGGCAGCAAGAGGGCCAGCTCGATGGCGCGACGGTCGTGGTGCTCGACATCGACCAGCAACCCGAAACGGCGCGGCAGATCGCCAAGGCCGCACGGCATACTAATTCCAGTGGCAGCTTCACGATTCCGCTCGTTGTGCGGTTCGACTGGGAAGGGGAGACGCAGATCGCTCGGCGGGTCGGCGCGATCGAAACCCTCTCGATCCCGCCGCAAGACCTGTCGGCGTTCGAGTGA
- a CDS encoding sugar O-acetyltransferase encodes MTSQRELMLAGELYDASDAELVAARQKAHDLCFALNATRDTDKEARAELIAQILGTSPEGLTIQPPFQCDYGVNIQLGRNCYFNFNCVVLDVCQVTIGDHCLFGPGVQIYTATHPLDAVTRRKLENGKPIVIGDDVWIGGSAIICPGVTIGSGSVIGAGSVVTRDIPANVFAAGNPCRVIRPLEP; translated from the coding sequence ATGACCAGCCAGCGCGAACTGATGTTAGCAGGCGAGTTGTACGACGCATCGGACGCCGAATTGGTTGCGGCACGCCAGAAAGCCCACGACTTGTGCTTTGCCTTGAATGCGACGCGTGACACCGACAAAGAAGCCCGGGCCGAACTGATTGCCCAGATTCTGGGGACTTCACCGGAAGGGTTGACCATCCAGCCGCCGTTTCAATGCGACTACGGCGTAAACATTCAGCTCGGGCGAAACTGCTACTTCAACTTCAACTGCGTCGTGCTCGATGTTTGCCAGGTCACAATTGGCGATCATTGCCTCTTCGGTCCTGGCGTGCAGATCTATACGGCCACGCATCCGCTGGATGCCGTCACACGGCGGAAGCTGGAGAATGGCAAGCCGATTGTCATTGGCGACGACGTATGGATTGGGGGCTCGGCGATTATCTGCCCAGGCGTAACCATCGGTTCGGGCAGCGTGATCGGCGCCGGCAGCGTTGTCACGCGCGACATTCCGGCGAACGTCTTCGCCGCGGGCAACCCTTGCCGCGTGATTCGCCCGCTCGAACCTTAG
- a CDS encoding methyl-accepting chemotaxis protein, with the protein MSSVAVASQKSSWSWFGSDAQSGEIQQLTRKLEAAEAKLEAISKSNGTIEFSMDGTILEVNDNFLATMGYTRKEVIGKHHSMFVAEDYVNSPAYQEFWHQLRSGRYFSDRFTRIGKNGKEVFIRATYNPVFNEDGIPVSVVKVAIDVTAEVENMEEALRLQGVVDALPTNLIFADSDLVIRYMNPASLASMQKIAHLLPVAPNKVVGSSIDIFHKNPQHQRNILSSPANLPVKSMITLGDEILELQVHSISNRSGKMIGVMATWTIMTEQARIRTQVGKLNEVGQGVASSVQDMGAAITEITQNITRTANLSNDAETQSKQAGKSIDTLGECSAEIDDVVTLIRDLAEQTNLLALNATIEAARAGEAGRGFAVVASEVKALATGTRSATETIAERVERIRATIKDVIEATNGIGKSVSEVNSNTTQVAAAIEEQSAIISSLGTTADLLVNLSDELAKL; encoded by the coding sequence ATGAGTTCTGTTGCAGTTGCTTCGCAAAAGTCTTCCTGGAGTTGGTTTGGCTCGGATGCTCAGTCAGGTGAAATCCAACAACTGACCAGAAAATTGGAGGCGGCTGAGGCGAAGCTCGAGGCCATCAGCAAATCCAATGGGACGATCGAGTTCTCGATGGATGGAACCATCCTGGAGGTCAACGACAACTTCTTAGCGACGATGGGCTATACCCGCAAGGAAGTCATCGGCAAGCATCACAGCATGTTCGTCGCCGAAGACTACGTCAATTCGCCCGCGTATCAGGAGTTCTGGCACCAACTTCGATCGGGGCGTTATTTCTCGGATCGATTTACACGTATCGGCAAGAATGGAAAAGAGGTCTTCATCCGGGCGACGTACAACCCCGTGTTTAACGAAGACGGCATTCCGGTTAGCGTCGTAAAAGTGGCGATCGACGTGACCGCCGAAGTCGAGAACATGGAAGAGGCGTTACGACTTCAAGGAGTGGTCGACGCGTTGCCCACGAACCTGATCTTTGCCGACTCGGACCTGGTGATTCGTTATATGAATCCCGCTTCGCTCGCCTCGATGCAAAAGATCGCCCACCTCTTGCCCGTTGCGCCCAATAAAGTGGTGGGTAGTTCGATCGATATCTTCCATAAGAATCCGCAGCATCAACGCAACATCCTTTCCAGTCCAGCCAACCTGCCCGTCAAGTCAATGATTACGCTTGGCGACGAGATCCTCGAATTGCAGGTCCATTCGATTTCCAATCGTAGTGGCAAGATGATTGGTGTCATGGCAACCTGGACCATCATGACCGAACAAGCTCGCATTCGAACCCAAGTCGGCAAGCTGAATGAAGTGGGCCAAGGAGTGGCTAGCAGCGTTCAAGACATGGGAGCGGCGATTACCGAGATTACGCAAAACATCACGCGCACGGCGAACCTCTCGAACGATGCCGAGACGCAATCGAAACAGGCCGGCAAGTCGATCGATACGCTTGGCGAGTGCAGCGCCGAGATCGACGACGTCGTGACGTTGATTCGCGACCTGGCGGAACAGACCAATCTTCTGGCTTTGAATGCAACGATCGAAGCGGCCCGCGCCGGCGAGGCGGGGCGCGGGTTCGCGGTCGTGGCATCGGAAGTGAAGGCCCTGGCCACCGGAACTCGCTCGGCAACCGAAACGATCGCGGAACGGGTCGAACGGATCCGAGCAACGATCAAGGACGTGATCGAAGCGACCAATGGTATCGGCAAGAGCGTTTCGGAAGTGAACAGTAACACCACCCAGGTCGCCGCCGCGATTGAAGAGCAATCGGCGATCATCTCCTCGCTCGGTACGACGGCAGACTTGCTGGTGAACTTGAGCGACGAACTAGCGAAGCTGTAA
- a CDS encoding phage protein Gp36 family protein → MSTTPYCTATQLTSILGPSALLRLLDDNEDGTAGSLESSYATDAIEQAASQMNLFLHARYATADLLASDWCRWCNAYLAIDLLVRRRGNPADSSLTEIAKTYRQQLEAIARGELALPDAARPHTALPRISNHQTTLGERLPIRTIRPEQEG, encoded by the coding sequence ATGAGCACGACACCTTATTGCACCGCGACGCAGTTGACGTCAATCCTTGGCCCCAGTGCTTTGCTGCGGCTATTGGACGACAACGAAGATGGCACCGCCGGCTCGCTCGAAAGTTCGTACGCGACCGATGCCATCGAGCAGGCCGCCAGTCAGATGAATCTCTTCCTGCACGCTCGTTACGCCACTGCCGATCTTTTGGCCAGCGATTGGTGCCGCTGGTGCAACGCTTACCTGGCGATTGATCTGCTGGTGCGGCGTCGGGGAAATCCGGCCGACAGCAGTTTGACCGAGATCGCCAAAACGTATCGCCAGCAGTTGGAAGCGATTGCCCGTGGCGAACTCGCTTTGCCCGATGCGGCCCGGCCTCATACGGCGTTGCCGCGGATCAGCAATCATCAGACGACCCTCGGCGAACGTTTGCCGATACGCACAATCCGCCCGGAACAGGAGGGTTAA